A segment of the Superficieibacter sp. HKU1 genome:
CACGTCGTCTGCATACCGTTCTGGAGCGTTTAATGGAAGATATTTCCTATGACGCCAGCGATCTGAACGGTGAAACGATCGCTATCGATGCAGACTATGTAAGTAAACATCTCGATGCTTTAGTGGCAGATGAAGATCTGAGCCGTTTTATCTTATAATCGTGCTCAATACGTTTTCATCACTTCAGATGGGGCTACGATACCCAAAATAATTCGGGTTGCAGGAAGGCGGCAAGAGAGCGAATCTCCAGGAGCATAGATAACTATGTGACTAGAGTGAGCGAACGTAGCCAACGCACCTGCGACCTGAAGTATGACGGGTATAAGCCCCATTTTTATTAGCCGGAATTATGACTGAACAACCTTTGAGTCCGACCCAGGCATGGCTGGAAAGCCTGCGACCTAAAACGCTCCCGCTGGCCTTTAGCGCTATCGTGGTAGGGACTGCGCTGGCCTGGTGGCAGGGCCATTTTGATCCGCTGGTTGCCATCATGGCGCTGGTCACCGCCGGACTACTGCAAATTCTCTCCAATCTGGCGAATGATTATGGCGACGCGGTCAAAGGCAGCGACAAGCCCGATCGCATTGGTCCGCTGCGCGGTATGCAAAAAGGCGCCATTACTCAGCAACAGATGAAGCGCGCGCTGGTTATCACTATTGTGCTTACCTGTGTATCCGGGCTGGCACTGGTCGCGATGGCTTATCAGACGATGGCCGATTTTATCGGCTTCCTGGTGCTGGGCTGCCTCTCTATTATCGCCGCCATCACCTATACCATGGGCAATCGCCCTTATGGCTATATCGGTCTGGGTGATATCTCGGTGCTGATTTTCTTTGGCTGGCTGAGCGTGATGGGCAGCTGGTATCTTCAGGCGCACAGTCTGATCCCGGCTATTATCCTGCCTGCTACCGCCTGCGGTCTGCTGGCGACGGCGGTCCTGAATATCAACAATCTGCGCGACATTACCAGCGATCGGGAGAATGGTAAAAACACGCTGGTAGTACGTCTGGGGCCCGTCAATGCGCGGCGCTACCATAGCGTGCTGCTGTTTGGCGCACTGATTTGCCTCGCCCTGTTCAACCT
Coding sequences within it:
- the menA gene encoding 1,4-dihydroxy-2-naphthoate polyprenyltransferase: MTEQPLSPTQAWLESLRPKTLPLAFSAIVVGTALAWWQGHFDPLVAIMALVTAGLLQILSNLANDYGDAVKGSDKPDRIGPLRGMQKGAITQQQMKRALVITIVLTCVSGLALVAMAYQTMADFIGFLVLGCLSIIAAITYTMGNRPYGYIGLGDISVLIFFGWLSVMGSWYLQAHSLIPAIILPATACGLLATAVLNINNLRDITSDRENGKNTLVVRLGPVNARRYHSVLLFGALICLALFNLISLHSLWGWLFILAAPMLFRQARYVMRERDPLAMRPMLERTVKGALLTNLLFVVGIILSQTMN